TAGACACTACTAGTACGAGAGACAACTCATGCAAATACAAGTGGTTTTGCAACTCATTGAGTTATTATCGGTCTTCAGGGACGTACGCAGGATTTTTTGTAAGTGGTTATCAGACTCTCGCTCCTCGCCAAAGAAGTGGTTTTGGAAGACGTCCACGGTTGGCTCCGCCATCTCCACGGCCAGCTCCACCCACTCGGCAGTTGTCTGTTATTGAGATGCTATTATCAGCAAAGTCTTGGCAGACATTATTTTCGCATTGAAGTTAGCTATTATATTTGTTTTGTTAAATAGAGCGCACATGTTGAAGTTTAAGCAAGTTAATTCCAATCACATGTTACTGGAATTTGATTTTGTATTTGATCAAGTAAAATATATTACAAGCAAAATGACATTGTTGAAAAGCTCTGGTTTCGGTTTGCTTCAGTGGTTCAGGTCCTTCAGGAACTTTCATAATGAATTGAATTTATTGCGTTAATGGGACCACGCACTGAACTTAGTGTAATCTCACACGTGAAGTTTACAGAGAGCATTGTATATAAATCgaagaaaaataaatatcaagtaataaaagaaatcaacaaattaaaaaatacaagATTAACACTAATACTACTAGTAATGAAAAGAAAAACGTTCGACTACCTATTAATctctaccctaattctcgacccCCTTCCTCATATTAGGGGTCATGTCCTTAGTAACATTAATCATTTCCATGTTTTGCCCAATCACCTCTCTCTAATAGTTTTTTTGGCCTACCTCTAACCCTCCTCACACTTTCTTACTGGTGCATCTGCGTCTCACTgtttcacatgcccgaaccatctaggTCTCCCTTCTCGCACCATGAGGGCCACTCTCACCTTGTCCCAAATATCATCGTTCTTAATCGTATATGTCCTGGTATGCCCGCATATCCATCACtgcatcctcatttctgctatttTTATCATATGGACGTGGGTTCTTGACTGACCAACAATTCGTTGTATATAACATAATCAATCAAACCACCACTATGTAGAATTTACCTAAAAACCTCAAAAAAAAATTCCTTATGCAAAGGGATCCAAAAGTTTATAGTATAAATTATCTTAATCCTCTTTAGATAATACAATTTTCCAAGTAAAGGAATTTAATTGAACTCATCGTTAATTGTGATCGGGGTCGTTTGGTAAATGAGATAAGAATAATAATTCTAGGATAAAATTTAGGATTAACTTTATTCCATGTTTAGTTTAAGGTATTAGCTAATTTCGGAATAATTTTTACGCTAAAATAGTGAAATTAGTTATCTCATATAGAATGTGGGATAACTAATCTCATCCGATATCATACCTAATAGGATATTCTAGAATATTCCACCGCTGTACCAGACGAGTATCAAATATGGATCTTATTTCTATCCGTTTAGCTGATCCGAGTATCAATTTAAAAGTGCTTTGAAAAGAATTGATAAGAGAAATGTGGATAGAAAGAGAAGTGGCTATAATTTGCCTTTGGGTCAACTTGCTTCTTTAATTTATAGTTTCATGGGTCTTGCTTGTCTTCTTTCGGTCGGACAATTGATAAGAAATCGTGCTCTTTCATTTTCATGGTAAACGACGTGTGAAAATTTGTCTTTCTTTTACGAGTACAGTGTCTTTCTTTAATATACACACTGACACTGTTTTGAAATGTAAAAAGGCATTAGTCACTGTTGACAGTGTCAGCCATTGACAATTCAGCGTATTGACTCCCATCATCGGGTGTATATTAATGGCCGATCTTTTGTGTATTGGTCGTCTCTGTTCAAAGGGAATATGAGGACTTCTTAAAATTCAGCAAGAGATTACTCTGCTCTATAACTCGTCTAGTCAAACTTCTTTTAGGTTAAAAGTGCtcttttttaaagttaaaaaatattTGGTCAAGTTTTTAGAGAAAAAGATAGAGCGAGTAGAAATAGAAACAATTTttgagaaatagaaaaaaaaaatagttgcttTTTAAAAATCGTATTTTGATAGCACTAGCTTGACCGAATACCAATTATCGTTTAAAAGTTTTTTTCAAAAGTAACTAACAAGATACCAATTATttttcaccaaaaatactttttcaaAAGAAACTGATTTTAAAAACTTGACCGCTCATTCTAACCTAGTGTATGAATTTCTGCCTCTCCACACAATTATAGTTCACATTCACATTTGGATGTATTATTAGAAAAGAACATGTCCCATCACTTCTCGTATCCATCTTTTTTTAAAAGCCAAATGTCAATACTCAATTAGTTTAGTCTCaattaggggtggcaaacgggcggggtGGGTCAAGTCGGATATGAGTGGTCGACAATGAATAATTACAAACGGATAATTTATCCAAACCGTATGTGagacggataaaaaacgggttatcCGGCGGACTTGAATAACCAATTTATGGCATTAGTTATCCATCTGGTTAatcattttctaaatggataatgtAGTTCTTATCAATATTCGACCCATTCTTAAGaagttcattatccaacttatttttttaattgataATATGGATGAATAACTATTTTCTTGTAGCCATTTTGCCATCTCTAGTCTCAATATCATGAATAACTGAATCAATTAGTAGAATGAGGGGCGGGTGTGCACTGATATATTGGTGCAattctctctattttttttttatttggttatgTTTATCGTCTACTCTATACCCAACTCCTATACAGCTATAACTGGCACTTTCATGTTCAGTTAATCAGAAACTCTGAATGATGATTCAAATAGACTTTAGTTGTGGAATGTTTATTTGGAGGAAAATAAAGAATTGATACTAATCTATATCTCTTGATAATAAATTACAGGGAATCTTAAACCTCACCAGTATTCGGTTTTCTGTTAAAATCTTGTCCTGTGCTGTCTTTATCTCATGATTTATCCTGTGTCCTCTGGGTAAGACCCGAATATAATGTTCACTGCATTTTCTGTAGCAAACTAATGCAGTTGTGTCAAACAGGAAGATTGGAAAACATGCACAGCACTAACTTTCGATACAAAGGCACGAAAACATTCTATACATAGGCAGTACTAAAATGGTATATCCAAGATCCAAATCCTAAACTGAACACGCTGTTGGTTAACCTAATTTTGATATATACAACAGAACTACAGCCATCCTTCTTTTACGATTATCTGTTGTGACTTGAGCAAAAACTATCTAGCTTGGTTACCAGTGTCTTCACAGATGAACAAAAACTGGGGCAGTGATGCTATCCTTGGAAGATTGAGCAACAGGTTCCCAACCGAGTCCTTTCTTGACATTGTTGGAGCCGGTTTGCAACTGGAGAAATCATTTGATTCATCCTCTGACGTAGAAGGATCATCTTCAACTTCTCTTTCAAACGGTGCTGTGGGAATGAAATTTATTTCATTAACTCTTTTTCCACCCGGCACAACATCACCACAGTTCTCACTCTTTTGAGCTGTTGCAGGATCCTTTTGAAGGAGGCAGCACAGAGAATTGACCCTTGACATAAGAGATTTCTCATCTGATGCTGGCACATTTTGAGTGTCACTAAGCAAGGACTTAGAGATCTCTTCCAGGATCTCCAAGCTTTGCCGTTCATCACTGGCGAGGTTGATACCTTTAGATGTTTTCTGCTCGGAAACACGTTGCTCAAGATGGCTCACTAAATCACTCATTGACACGGAGGGATGCATTCCAGGCACTCTGAGTTGATTGAGGTCACTAAGCCCTTTCTGTTGCTCCACTTCCCTACTCTTAATATCTTCAGTTGCCCCTGTATCAATAGCGGAATATTAAATGTAAAAGTTACAGCAAACCAAACAAAATCCAACTAAAACGGCACACCAACTATGACATTATACATTCAGATAGCAATAAGAACCTATTCATGACCACTTGAATAGACCATAGAGTTGTTGAGAATAATAAACCTCAACATAGGAAAGCATGCCCATAGACCCAATTGTGCAATATGTTCATATTGCTCTTTTTGAACAGTGACTACCTCCTCAACGTGAATAAGTTCAAGAAACACACAACTGTACGAGCAAGATACAACTAAAATAAAAGCATAGAAACGGGTAGCAAACTTCTTCTCCACTCTTAAAAAGGAAACGATATATCAATTTTCCACTCTTTGGGAAAGGTGGGAGGTAAGGGATGGTGATCTTCAACCAAGCTGCCCAAGAAAGAACAACAACTACAGTGACGTCTTACAAGACATTCTCAGCAGAGAACTCAACTTAATTTAATGCACTTCTCAAATATATTGACATATTTACCTAAGTTTGGGGATAGCTTTTCTTGGTGAATACATTCCAAAGGTCTACCAACGGGATCTTGCTCACTTTTGGATTTAGAACAATGAGCTCCTGAAGGTGAAGTGGTACTTTGCAAGTCGAGAAAATTGGGACTTCCATCATCATTCAGATCAAATTCACGGTCAGTTACATGTGGGTCTTCAAATACCGACAACCGGGATTCAAAATAAGGAGAATCTGATTTTATCTCTGCTTGATGACTCAGGAAGTTAAGACGAGGATCACACTGCATAAGCTTTTCAAAATGTTTTCCTAGCAAGCCCTGCGGACACTGTAAGTAATGTCGCCTGCAACCAAAGAAAATTTGtagcattttaacatcaaaactaaaCCACATTAAGACAAAGCGAATGAAATGCTAGAAATTGTGAACAGTCCAAAGCAGCATACAACCAGCATTACTTGTAATTATAATAATACTTGCAATAACTGTGATACAATACAAAAGCTATTACAGGTGCAACATGTTACCAAAACCCTTCATTAATAATAATTGCTGGCTTTGGTGTTAACTTTTTACTACAGATTCAACTTAAATTGGGAAACTTAGTTGGGTTTTTGAGACTCGAAACTGCATCTACTGAGCCATTCCATTCGGTTGCTATACGGAAATGCACTTTCAGTTTTTAGACACCAAGGAGAACCATTGACCATTGTTCATCTAAATTGAGTCCACAAGCAACCCACTCTAACTAATCTTTCTACTATTGCCTCTCTCGCCTCTACAAAAACACCTAAGCCTGAATAGCAAGTTTCTGTCTGGCCTCTCCTAACCAAAAATGAACTCGTAATATGAACTACTCCTGGAAAAGATAAAGAGTTTCTGTGTGAATAATGTACTCTTCCCATCCTTTTATAAAACCCCATCCAAAACCATTAGTCCAAATAAGGAAAATGCATGGCCTTTTCCATATCAATAGTTGCTACTTGCTAGATGAATCTCCAAACCTAATAGGCAGAATAGCCTAGTAGACTCTTGTACTTGTTTCAGTTTGTCATCTCGGTCCCTGTATTTCACAAAGTTTCACCTAGAAACTTATACTTGATCGAAACCTATTTTTTAAACCCCTATCACCGTTGACAAAGTATACATGGCAATTTGAGTGCTAAGTTGGACAAATGTGTGTAATTCACGCGTAGAAAGGAGCGTATAATGAGCTTGTACTCATAGATTTAGATTAAAAGACAAAccaaaataagaaaaggaaatagaaaaaaacaaaaacatttGGAACTCGTTTCCCCTTCTTCCCCAGTTGATGTCTTCACCCAAAAGCCCGCACCGAAAATTTCATCGGAAAAATTTCACCTTGCCAAATCTAACACCGCCTTTGCACCATCAGTAACCTTTTTCCTTACTCTTCTTCATCCATTGACTCGGAAATGATCTTGCATTACCCGGGGTATTTTCGACAAAAACTACAACACTGCCAGAGTGGATCAGAAGGAATGTTTTACGAAAATATTATTTGTGTGGATTGGAAACTACAACACCGCCAGAGTAGATCGGAAAAGGTCACCGATAACACATTCCTTCCAACTCTTCTTGTTGGGAATCACCACTGCCACCGGCAACCTTCACCACTTGTCCCTCAGCTTTTTCTTCTTATCAtccaccaaagaaaaatcaacgGGATAGTGGAAAGAAATCCTCCACTTCATATTTCATCTCTCAAAAACCATCGCCACAAAATTTTaattcttcttctccaaaattttcacttcaattcaattttttaaaaatttatgttCAAAATTATCTATAAAGATTGTATTTTTTTGCAGAAAATGGGAAAAGTATTAGGACTTTGGTTGCTGAAAAAGGGGGAAGATGACACAAATTCAGATTTTTATTCTTCTTAACCATTTAACAATCCCCCAAAACTTTCATGAGTGTGAATAAATGAAGTGTGACTTCGAAGGCCACTGTGGAGTAGCAGAATAAGGTGAAAAAGGAGAATTTAGTGTTAGGGTAGGTGAGATAAGGAAAGTATTAAAATTGTAGGAAGAAGGATCCTACTTGGATTGCAGTGCTTCATGCCTTCATCAAACTGATATGGATGAATATTTGAGGATGGAAGATGagctttaattttaatatttggTTATTTTTTTCGGACGTGGTATTAATTATCTGACGTGGATATTATGTGTAATGAATGTCAGAGCGAGTGAGGAATATGCAGTGTCCGAGGGTTTAAAACATAGGTTTTGATCAAGTAAAAGTGTCCAAATGAAACTTCTTAGAGTATAGGGACTTGGGATGACAAACTGAAACAAGTACAAATGTCTACTATGCTATTCTGCCAACCTAATAAGACCACCACTTATCGTATGAATAAATAACTAAAATCCATGCAATACCCACAAATTGACCAGACAACCAGATGTCCACAGAGATGTCAAGGTAACAAGATGACATTGGCAAACAACTAACAATGGCGTAATAGTGACttatgaaagaaaaaaagaaaaacaggaTAATAGTTATTAGACCTGTGTACGCTAGCCTGTCCTTCGGTAAAATCTGATGTTGCTTGCCAAAGAGTGTGCTTTCTGGGTTGCGGATTTGTCTCCCTAAAGAAAAGAGGTTGTCTTGCCAGCTGCAATACAAGGTCCCATAACACCTCATCAACTAAGGTAACAAGCAGAGCAACATTGGAGCCTATTCTGCTAATGCAGTGAAGGAAATAACTCCACAAAGACaatagcaaaataagatgataatTACCCCTTACCACTACATCCAAGGTTCCTGGTGCGTCATCTGGGTAGTTTGCTTTCAAACCCATAATATCGGACCACTGGATCTCTATCTTATTCTTGAGACCACCATCAAGGACTTCCCAAACAAGTTTATGCTTGGCAAAGTAACATTTTGCGACCAAATCGCCTTCATATCTTGACTTATACTGTACACACAACAAAATTCCATTCATATTTGGAACCTTAAGACTGagcattaatttatttatttaaaaaaaaatcaaaagtgaaACTAAGTATACCTCCCAGCTCCCAATTCTCAGAACTGAAGCAGGAAAGTTCGAGGCCTTGAGCTTTTCAGTCAGTCCGGTGCTTCCTTTCTGCACCTTCTTCCCATGACTTCCCTCCTTGGCGGTGCTCGACTGAGAGAGCCTCATTTGGATCAAATCCAACAGTGAGGGGCTCTTTCTTAGCCGCAAGCCTAATGGACTGGGCTCGTCTAGAGGGCCGTCTTGCAATGGTGAAACTAGAAAACCACCAGCTCCTACACCCAGTTGCTGCTGCAAAATATCCTTGATTAAATCCTCAGAGAAGATAATAATAGATATAACTTCTCCGGTATCTCTCTAAGAAGTATCAAggcatcaataataataagtcaACTTCCTATTTACGGATTTGGTAAATGATCATTCTCCTACAACCGTTTCTAAATTGGTTATTTATATTCCTTTGCTTCAACTGATACCACGCACTTCCAGTTTGGAAAGTCACCAAATGTTTGATGCAATTCAATTATAGTATTATCTATCCAATCTTCAAGAATTCAAATACATTTAACAACTCAAAGTTTAAATTTCCATGAGATGCTTTCACTATAAACTAACATTTTAACCATTACTCTGAAATTATTTTACACAAGACTAATATAATAACAAATCCAATTAACATCATAAACTCCACCTATAGTCAAACACATAGCATAACGTTTTAACCATTATTTTGACATTTTCCTACACAAGATCTAGCATAATACAAAATCCAATCAACATCATAAAGTCAAATTTAACATCATAAACACCGTGTGCAGTCAAACTCAGAGTATATGTTAGTAGATAACAAGATGCAGAACGAAAAAAAAACGCACAAATACAAGTGCAGTTGAGAATTGAAACAGAAAGACACAAAAGTTCGGCGGATCAggggaaaaaaaaagaatcactttgaaagaaaaacagaaaaaattaGTTAGCTCATAGTTAAGAAAAATAGCCTATATTGTTTATAACTTCATGCGCGTGGAATAGAACAAActgaaagagagaaagagaagagagcTGACTTGTAGAGAGTAGgggagtttggatcgcttgttgAGTGGACAGAGTTCTTCATCCGCAGAGTTTTCAAGCTTCACTTCCCTCTTTACCGGCAACATTTTTCCCCTCTGCCACCGCAACTCCGGCGGCGTTTCGGCGGTTTTCATCAATTGAGCcatcaaaaaaaacaaaaaaatttagATTGAGTGAGTGAGACAAACACCAAAAATATCAGAGCCGTGCTGAGTCGACTTGGAAAATTCCAGTGAAAGTCACGCTTGATTTGAAAGAGAGAGCAATGTTTGTTTTGGCTACTACCTGACAATCAgctccctttttcttttattttggtaACAATTATCATTTTAGTCCCTCAATTCTTAGTCGATTTTGATTTTAGCCCCTAAGATATTTGATTAAATGGAGTATTTTACATTCAGTTAATTAAATTGTTTATTTTATGTCCCTTTCTAAATATCAGTAATTATAAAGAAAATATTCTACATaaatttactttatatttttagaGTCAAATGATTAGAAAAATAGGTTGAATGTTACAAGTTTCTTTTACTAAAAGCATTGCGTCATTAGTTTCCTTAATTGATAATTAAAGTGGCGTTTGTTTGTGATTTGTGAAAACAGTTGAAAcattaaatatatgtttaagttTTTGCAGATGCTTACGCAAATGTCAGTAGGACTAAGATgaatattaaattaataattaaggACCAGAAGTACAATTATTAAGCAGTGCAGAGTAAATTCCACGAACTCGAGCATCCTCTCACGTGCTGGAACCTTACGAAACCGGACGAGGAAGGTGGGTAATTGGTAATTTCAAGGTGTGCAAGTTAGCTGAAGTCACGTGCGGCACGTGACAGATTCGGATAAATAGCGGGCGCGCCAACAGATCCGAATGGACACGTGGAGGAATCTGGTGGTGAAGTTGACACGTAAGAGGTTGAATTGGATGCTATAGATGGGCTGTTTAGTGGATAATGTTTGGATGATTGCTTATTTTGTCGTGTTTTGGATTAAGGAATAAATACACGTGTCCGTACGTCCTAtctcttaatttttttaaattcgGCGGCTTTATAATCACGCGCTGTCTTTTTAGGACCAATCATGAGTGATTTTACACCTCAATCTATTTGACTACACAGTTTCCTTTTTAtgaaaacaattttgaagatcGAATAATTCGTATTCGCTCGACCAatcctttcaaatttttaaatacAGCACTAAAAGGCATCTAGATGCATAAAATATATTGTGTTCGCGTAGAGTTTGATGAAGGGCGATATTCTTAAGAATATGATGTAGTCAATTTATCCTAATATAAGtattaataattatttgtatagTTCGAATCCATAACAGATCATACAAAAACAAATCTACCGCGCCCTTCATCTATATTATTGTCTCAGATATTTGTACAATCTATATTAGGGTAATTCATTTGTCCTTTATATGATTGCCCATTTAATTAATATC
Above is a window of Nicotiana tabacum cultivar K326 chromosome 8, ASM71507v2, whole genome shotgun sequence DNA encoding:
- the LOC107760261 gene encoding uncharacterized protein LOC107760261 isoform X2 yields the protein MAQLMKTAETPPELRWQRGKMLPVKREVKLENSADEELCPLNKRSKLPYSLQQLGVGAGGFLVSPLQDGPLDEPSPLGLRLRKSPSLLDLIQMRLSQSSTAKEGSHGKKVQKGSTGLTEKLKASNFPASVLRIGSWEYKSRYEGDLVAKCYFAKHKLVWEVLDGGLKNKIEIQWSDIMGLKANYPDDAPGTLDVVLARQPLFFRETNPQPRKHTLWQATSDFTEGQASVHRRHYLQCPQGLLGKHFEKLMQCDPRLNFLSHQAEIKSDSPYFESRLSVFEDPHVTDREFDLNDDGSPNFLDLQSTTSPSGAHCSKSKSEQDPVGRPLECIHQEKLSPNLGATEDIKSREVEQQKGLSDLNQLRVPGMHPSVSMSDLVSHLEQRVSEQKTSKGINLASDERQSLEILEEISKSLLSDTQNVPASDEKSLMSRVNSLCCLLQKDPATAQKSENCGDVVPGGKRVNEINFIPTAPFEREVEDDPSTSEDESNDFSSCKPAPTMSRKDSVGNLLLNLPRIASLPQFLFICEDTGNQAR
- the LOC107760261 gene encoding uncharacterized protein LOC107760261 isoform X1 produces the protein MAQLMKTAETPPELRWQRGKMLPVKREVKLENSADEELCPLNKRSKLPYSLQQQLGVGAGGFLVSPLQDGPLDEPSPLGLRLRKSPSLLDLIQMRLSQSSTAKEGSHGKKVQKGSTGLTEKLKASNFPASVLRIGSWEYKSRYEGDLVAKCYFAKHKLVWEVLDGGLKNKIEIQWSDIMGLKANYPDDAPGTLDVVLARQPLFFRETNPQPRKHTLWQATSDFTEGQASVHRRHYLQCPQGLLGKHFEKLMQCDPRLNFLSHQAEIKSDSPYFESRLSVFEDPHVTDREFDLNDDGSPNFLDLQSTTSPSGAHCSKSKSEQDPVGRPLECIHQEKLSPNLGATEDIKSREVEQQKGLSDLNQLRVPGMHPSVSMSDLVSHLEQRVSEQKTSKGINLASDERQSLEILEEISKSLLSDTQNVPASDEKSLMSRVNSLCCLLQKDPATAQKSENCGDVVPGGKRVNEINFIPTAPFEREVEDDPSTSEDESNDFSSCKPAPTMSRKDSVGNLLLNLPRIASLPQFLFICEDTGNQAR